Proteins found in one Nitratiruptor sp. SB155-2 genomic segment:
- a CDS encoding TolC family protein, with protein MRISLLVFFMISFAGAQSLEDIVLKAMQNNYKLKSLEHSIKASKYRKQGAMSNFFPSLSASGSYGKDKYHYEYPTRKIYYDSSVTSYSISMKQPLYEPKIYAMIHETKLKEKYAKLQKEAFTNDLLREITNTYIEGVSLRSLIALSQKKSFNNQKMVRDIKRKMELHLAAKSDYLYAIAKYEQAKSDVSQFRLALQNVIRKLSLLTNDIIDDITFSDISDSVLNIELPKTDIEKNPELMLYSLNTSIAKNEIQKRRYQRYPSLDLSVSYGDTVSGDSITRRSNSRAFLELNLPIFNAPLNHSIKEAIELYNSAKYDYLDRKNNFAIQKKQSATNIVSYQKMLQADNQNIESYATYLKKAKLSYENHLISIIDFYKAQNDYYDAVMQMIKHKKTLLQEYVNYLSIGGKLDLQQAVMIQFLYLKKRSLYGDSND; from the coding sequence ATGCGAATTAGTCTCCTTGTTTTTTTTATGATAAGCTTTGCAGGGGCACAGAGTCTTGAAGATATCGTTTTAAAAGCGATGCAAAACAATTACAAGTTAAAGAGCCTCGAACACTCCATCAAAGCATCGAAATATAGAAAACAAGGTGCAATGAGCAATTTTTTCCCTTCTCTAAGTGCATCGGGTAGCTACGGAAAAGATAAATACCACTATGAATATCCTACGAGAAAGATTTACTACGACTCTTCTGTAACATCATATTCGATATCCATGAAGCAACCGCTTTATGAGCCAAAAATCTATGCAATGATCCACGAAACCAAACTCAAAGAGAAGTATGCGAAACTGCAAAAAGAGGCTTTTACAAATGATTTGTTACGCGAGATAACAAATACCTATATCGAAGGGGTTTCTCTTCGTTCTCTTATAGCGCTTTCCCAAAAAAAGAGTTTCAATAACCAAAAAATGGTTCGAGATATCAAAAGGAAGATGGAGTTGCATCTTGCAGCTAAAAGCGACTATCTCTATGCCATCGCGAAATACGAACAGGCCAAAAGTGATGTTTCTCAGTTTCGTTTGGCTTTACAAAACGTGATCAGAAAACTAAGTCTCCTTACAAACGATATAATAGACGATATCACTTTTTCCGATATAAGTGACAGTGTGTTGAATATAGAACTTCCCAAAACCGATATAGAGAAAAATCCGGAACTGATGCTTTACAGTCTCAATACGAGTATTGCAAAAAACGAGATCCAAAAAAGAAGGTATCAGCGTTATCCCTCTTTGGACCTATCGGTTTCCTATGGGGATACTGTCAGTGGCGACTCCATTACAAGGCGAAGCAACTCAAGAGCATTTTTGGAATTGAATCTCCCCATTTTTAATGCACCGCTTAATCACTCTATCAAAGAAGCTATAGAGCTTTATAATTCAGCGAAATATGATTACTTGGATAGAAAAAACAACTTTGCAATTCAAAAAAAACAGAGTGCCACAAATATTGTTTCTTATCAAAAAATGCTTCAAGCCGACAATCAAAATATTGAAAGTTATGCTACATACTTGAAGAAGGCAAAACTCTCTTACGAAAACCACCTTATTTCTATCATAGATTTTTACAAAGCACAAAACGATTATTATGATGCTGTCATGCAAATGATCAAGCACAAGAAAACCCTTTTGCAAGAATATGTCAACTATCTTTCTATAGGTGGCAAATTGGATCTGCAGCAAGCAGTTATGATACAATTTCTTTACCTAAAAAAAAGGAGTTTATATGGCGACAGTAACGATTGA
- a CDS encoding HlyD family type I secretion periplasmic adaptor subunit: MEDLNQKLTHKHVSRFGILIIFLIFGLFGIWAAFAKIDLSVNAPGEVIVQSYKKTVMHPKGGIVSNIDVHEGDEVQKGQTLIQLDVNQLKERLGEAESNYQHLLAQKARIEAELHDKKHIQFPNDISEDIKKAESTIFQNRRTNLKNRLDDLKYQIKELKEAIKSYQTSLEYKQKLLDSYKQELQKWQNLFKEGLVDELKIYDLKRKIDQVQDDIETLQSQIKQKKATIEELQNKMKLIVSEYKKELLDTLKKDEMQLASLKSKIAIYKDEIEKSSIKAPDRGVVVDMQVHSSGEVILPNRPILYVVPKNEKLIIEAKISPMDIDKVHVGQKAEIHFASYVDPSAKPVYGKVIYVSADVIKDPKDPRIQYYKALIEITPDGMRAIKENGFKVMPGMPVTVFIKAGQRSFISYLLMPLEQLLKGAFHAN; the protein is encoded by the coding sequence ATGGAAGATCTCAATCAAAAACTTACCCATAAGCATGTTTCACGTTTTGGCATCCTTATTATCTTTTTGATATTTGGTCTGTTTGGGATATGGGCGGCATTTGCTAAGATTGACCTTTCTGTGAATGCACCAGGAGAAGTAATAGTACAGAGTTACAAAAAGACGGTCATGCATCCAAAAGGAGGTATTGTAAGCAATATAGATGTTCATGAAGGGGATGAAGTACAAAAAGGTCAAACACTCATTCAGCTTGATGTTAATCAACTCAAAGAGCGACTAGGGGAGGCAGAGTCGAATTATCAGCATCTTTTGGCCCAAAAGGCTCGTATAGAAGCAGAACTTCATGACAAAAAACATATCCAGTTTCCAAACGATATTTCAGAGGATATAAAAAAGGCTGAGAGTACGATCTTTCAAAATAGACGAACCAATCTTAAAAATCGACTCGATGATCTAAAGTATCAGATCAAAGAACTCAAAGAAGCGATAAAGTCTTATCAAACCTCACTTGAGTACAAACAAAAACTGCTTGATTCTTATAAACAGGAGCTTCAAAAATGGCAAAATCTTTTTAAAGAGGGTCTTGTAGATGAGCTCAAAATCTATGATCTGAAACGAAAAATTGACCAGGTCCAGGATGATATAGAAACATTGCAGTCGCAAATCAAGCAAAAAAAAGCGACTATTGAAGAACTGCAAAACAAGATGAAACTGATAGTCAGCGAATACAAAAAAGAACTTCTTGATACTTTGAAAAAAGACGAGATGCAGTTGGCGTCTTTGAAAAGCAAAATAGCCATCTATAAAGATGAAATAGAAAAAAGTTCTATTAAGGCTCCTGACAGAGGAGTGGTTGTGGATATGCAGGTCCATTCATCGGGGGAAGTTATTTTACCTAATAGACCAATCCTCTATGTCGTGCCAAAAAATGAAAAACTGATCATTGAAGCAAAGATCTCTCCTATGGATATAGATAAGGTCCATGTAGGACAAAAAGCGGAAATCCACTTTGCATCCTATGTGGATCCATCAGCAAAACCTGTATACGGAAAAGTGATCTATGTATCGGCAGATGTTATCAAAGATCCGAAAGATCCGAGAATACAATACTATAAAGCTTTGATAGAGATAACGCCAGATGGGATGAGGGCCATAAAAGAGAATGGATTTAAAGTTATGCCTGGAATGCCAGTCACTGTTTTTATCAAAGCGGGACAAAGAAGTTTTATCTCTTATCTTTTAATGCCTCTAGAACAGCTTCTCAAGGGAGCATTCCATGCGAATTAG